In the genome of Hymenobacter cellulosivorans, one region contains:
- a CDS encoding ThuA domain-containing protein codes for MKLLLSALLATISLGCFSERLLPPPPGRQPAILVFYRTAGFHHKSIPDGLQALLQLGQQHHFRVDTTADNTRFTVRQLNAYRAVVFLNTTADVLTAPQQTAFERYIQAGHGFVGVHAATDTEFDWPWFNGLVGAYFVNHPKVQPATVRVINHEHPATAHLPAEWPRTDEWYNFRSITPGLTILATIDETTYSGGTNGPAHPFAWYHSYDGGRAFYTAGGHTPESYQDPLFLQHLLGGIRYAMGQ; via the coding sequence ATGAAACTGCTTCTCTCTGCTCTGCTGGCCACCATTAGCCTGGGCTGCTTTTCGGAACGCCTACTTCCCCCGCCGCCCGGCCGCCAGCCCGCCATCCTGGTCTTCTACCGCACGGCCGGCTTTCACCACAAATCCATTCCCGACGGCCTGCAGGCCCTGCTCCAGCTTGGCCAGCAACACCACTTTCGTGTCGATACCACCGCCGACAACACCCGCTTTACGGTTCGGCAGCTCAACGCCTACCGCGCCGTGGTCTTCCTCAACACCACGGCCGACGTGCTGACCGCGCCCCAACAAACCGCCTTTGAGCGCTACATCCAGGCCGGCCACGGCTTCGTAGGCGTCCACGCCGCCACCGATACTGAATTCGACTGGCCCTGGTTCAACGGTCTGGTGGGCGCCTACTTCGTGAATCATCCCAAAGTCCAGCCCGCCACCGTGCGCGTCATCAACCACGAGCACCCCGCTACGGCCCACCTGCCTGCCGAGTGGCCCCGCACCGACGAATGGTACAACTTCCGCAGCATTACGCCTGGCCTCACCATCCTGGCCACCATCGACGAAACCACGTACTCCGGCGGCACCAACGGTCCGGCCCATCCCTTCGCCTGGTACCACAGCTACGACGGCGGCCGGGCCTTTTACACCGCCGGCGGCCACACCCCGGAAAGCTACC